In Morganella morganii, the following are encoded in one genomic region:
- a CDS encoding CoA pyrophosphatase — MSPLERFIPRFQLTRPSEAEIAGERDRRAAVLLPITNKARPGILLTQRAVSLRSHPGQIALPGGAADPGEISPIATALREAREEVGIPPQAVQVLGQMAPVDSVTGFRVTPVVGIIPPYLPLAGNPQEVSDIFELPLDAALDLSRYRYIDMTRNTVERRLYFYLYEGRMIWGLTAGILYRLATQVKND; from the coding sequence ATGAGTCCGCTTGAGCGCTTTATTCCCCGGTTTCAGTTAACCCGCCCTTCCGAAGCAGAAATTGCCGGTGAGCGGGATCGCCGGGCCGCCGTTTTGCTGCCTATCACCAATAAAGCCCGGCCAGGGATCCTGCTGACACAACGGGCGGTATCGCTGCGCTCTCATCCGGGACAGATTGCCCTGCCCGGCGGCGCGGCAGATCCGGGCGAGATTTCCCCCATCGCCACCGCACTGCGCGAAGCGCGTGAGGAAGTCGGCATTCCGCCACAGGCCGTGCAGGTACTGGGACAAATGGCACCGGTGGACAGTGTGACCGGCTTCCGGGTCACCCCGGTGGTCGGGATTATTCCGCCATATCTGCCGCTGGCCGGTAACCCGCAGGAAGTGTCAGATATTTTTGAGCTGCCGCTGGATGCCGCCCTCGATCTGAGCCGCTACCGCTACATTGATATGACCCGCAATACTGTGGAGCGCCGCCTCTATTTTTACTTATATGAGGGACGGATGATTTGGGGGTTAACAGCGGGTATTTTATATCGCCTCGCAACGCAAGTGAAAAATGATTGA
- a CDS encoding L-serine ammonia-lyase, with amino-acid sequence MISVFDMFKVGIGPSSSHTVGPMKAGKQFADELVEKGLISRVTRVSVDVYGSLSLTGKGHHTDIAIIMGLAGNLPATVDIDGIAGFIRDVEETERLSLANGQQTVDFPREGGMNFHTGNLPLHENGMSITAFAGDEELYTKTYYSIGGGFIVDAEHFGQDNANETPVSYPYASAEELLNHCHQTGLSVSSLMLKNELDMHSREEIDAYFADVYKTMTDCIAHGLETEGILPGPLRVPRRAAALNRLINSAGKLSKDPMNVVDLVNMFALAVNEENAAGGRVVTAPTNGACGIVPAVLAYYDHCIEKVTPETYLRYFLACGAVGILYKMNASISGAEVGCQGEVGVACSMAAAGLTEILGGSPEQVCVAAEIGMEHNLGLTCDPVAGQVQVPCIERNAIASVKAINAARMAMRRTSAPRVSLDKVIETMYETGKDMNAKYRETSRGGLAIKVQCD; translated from the coding sequence GTGATTAGCGTTTTTGACATGTTTAAAGTGGGGATTGGTCCTTCCAGCTCCCACACCGTAGGGCCGATGAAAGCCGGGAAGCAGTTTGCTGATGAGTTGGTTGAAAAAGGTCTGATTTCCCGCGTGACCCGCGTTTCTGTTGATGTCTACGGATCACTCTCCTTAACCGGGAAAGGTCACCATACCGATATCGCTATCATTATGGGTCTGGCCGGTAACTTGCCGGCAACTGTCGATATCGATGGTATCGCCGGTTTTATCCGCGATGTCGAAGAGACTGAGCGTCTGTCCCTGGCCAATGGTCAGCAGACTGTGGACTTCCCGCGTGAAGGCGGCATGAATTTCCACACCGGTAACCTGCCGCTGCACGAAAACGGCATGAGTATCACCGCATTTGCCGGTGATGAAGAGCTGTACACCAAAACCTATTACTCCATCGGCGGCGGGTTTATCGTCGATGCCGAGCATTTCGGTCAGGATAACGCCAACGAAACACCGGTATCCTACCCGTATGCCTCAGCGGAAGAGCTGCTGAATCACTGTCATCAGACCGGGCTTTCCGTCTCCTCCCTGATGCTGAAAAATGAGCTGGATATGCACAGCCGTGAAGAGATCGACGCGTATTTCGCCGATGTCTACAAAACCATGACTGACTGTATCGCTCACGGTCTGGAAACCGAAGGCATTCTGCCGGGGCCGCTGCGTGTGCCGCGCCGTGCCGCTGCACTGAACCGCCTGATCAACTCCGCCGGTAAACTCTCCAAAGACCCGATGAACGTGGTTGACCTGGTCAATATGTTTGCTCTGGCTGTCAACGAAGAAAACGCAGCGGGCGGCCGTGTGGTTACCGCACCGACAAACGGTGCCTGCGGGATCGTCCCTGCGGTACTGGCGTATTATGATCACTGCATCGAGAAAGTGACACCGGAAACCTATCTCCGCTACTTCCTCGCCTGCGGCGCGGTCGGCATTCTGTACAAAATGAACGCGTCTATCTCCGGTGCGGAAGTCGGTTGCCAGGGCGAAGTCGGTGTGGCCTGCTCAATGGCGGCTGCCGGTCTGACTGAAATCCTCGGCGGCAGCCCGGAACAGGTCTGTGTGGCTGCTGAAATCGGTATGGAACACAACCTGGGCTTAACCTGTGACCCGGTTGCCGGTCAGGTTCAGGTACCGTGCATCGAACGTAACGCCATTGCCTCTGTGAAAGCGATCAACGCTGCCCGTATGGCTATGCGCCGTACCAGCGCACCGCGTGTTTCTCTCGATAAAGTCATCGAAACCATGTATGAAACCGGGAAAGACATGAACGCCAAATACCGTGAAACATCACGCGGCGGTCTTGCAATCAAGGTTCAGTGCGACTGA
- the manX gene encoding PTS mannose transporter subunit IIAB, giving the protein MSIAIMIGTHGKAAEQLLRTTEMLIGEQENVSFIDFVPGENADTLYAKYNEKLPGLSTADGVLFLVDTWGGSPFNAANRIVTEQDQAAGGNSNYEIVTGVNVPMLVETFMCRDDNPSLQELVAVALETGREGIRALKAQDEPAPKAAPAPKPAAQPAAPAGPGGHMTIALARIDDRLIHGQVATRWTKETNVKRIIVVSDEVAKDTVRSTLLKQVAPPGVTAHVVDVAKMVRVWNNPKYANDRCMLLFTNPADVLRLVEDGVEIKSVNIGGMAFHEGKKQVNNAVSIDENDIVAFKALNDRNIELEVRKVSTDSKIKMMDLISKAES; this is encoded by the coding sequence GTGAGTATAGCCATTATGATTGGCACCCACGGCAAAGCCGCTGAGCAGTTACTGCGCACGACGGAAATGCTGATCGGTGAACAGGAGAACGTCTCCTTCATCGATTTCGTACCGGGGGAAAATGCCGACACACTATATGCGAAGTACAATGAGAAGCTGCCCGGTTTATCAACCGCTGACGGGGTATTATTCCTCGTTGATACCTGGGGCGGCAGCCCGTTCAACGCAGCAAACCGTATTGTGACTGAGCAGGATCAGGCCGCAGGCGGCAACAGCAATTATGAGATAGTCACAGGCGTTAACGTGCCGATGCTGGTCGAGACTTTTATGTGCCGTGATGATAATCCGTCATTGCAGGAACTGGTTGCGGTAGCGCTGGAAACCGGCCGTGAAGGGATCCGCGCCCTGAAAGCACAGGACGAACCGGCACCGAAAGCAGCACCTGCACCAAAACCGGCCGCACAACCGGCGGCACCGGCAGGCCCGGGCGGACACATGACTATCGCCCTCGCCCGTATCGATGACCGTCTGATCCACGGCCAGGTCGCCACCCGCTGGACCAAAGAAACCAACGTCAAACGCATTATTGTCGTCAGTGACGAGGTTGCCAAAGACACCGTCCGCTCAACACTGCTCAAGCAGGTTGCTCCTCCGGGTGTAACCGCGCACGTGGTGGATGTGGCGAAAATGGTGCGTGTCTGGAATAACCCGAAATACGCCAATGACCGCTGCATGCTCCTGTTTACCAACCCGGCAGATGTTCTGCGCCTGGTGGAAGACGGTGTGGAGATTAAATCAGTCAACATCGGCGGGATGGCCTTCCACGAAGGTAAAAAACAGGTTAACAATGCGGTTTCTATCGATGAAAACGATATCGTGGCATTCAAAGCGCTGAATGACCGCAATATCGAGCTGGAAGTCCGCAAAGTCTCCACCGATTCAAAAATAAAAATGATGGATTTAATCAGCAAAGCTGAAAGTTAA
- a CDS encoding PTS mannose/fructose/sorbose transporter subunit IIC: MELSVVQIVLVFIVACVAGMGSILDEFQFHRPLVACTLMGIVLGDMKTGIMIGGTLEMIALGWMNIGAAVAPDAALASIISTILVIAGGQNIGAGIALAIPLAAAGQVLTIIVRTITVAFQHMGDRAADKGNLTALGMIHVGALLLQAMRIAIPAVIVAVSVGTDVVREMLDSIPDWVTNGLNIAGGMIVVVGYAMVINMMRAGYLMPFFYLGFVTAAFTDFNLVALGVIGAVMAVLYIQLSPKYNKSEVVVAAGSKNDLDNELD; the protein is encoded by the coding sequence ATGGAACTTTCCGTTGTACAAATCGTCCTGGTCTTCATCGTTGCCTGTGTTGCAGGTATGGGGTCAATCCTCGATGAATTCCAGTTCCACCGCCCGCTGGTCGCCTGTACGCTGATGGGGATCGTACTGGGTGATATGAAAACCGGGATCATGATCGGCGGTACGCTGGAAATGATCGCACTCGGCTGGATGAACATCGGTGCGGCAGTGGCACCGGATGCGGCGCTGGCATCCATCATTTCCACTATCCTGGTTATCGCCGGGGGCCAGAACATCGGTGCCGGTATCGCGCTGGCTATTCCGCTGGCGGCTGCCGGTCAGGTGCTGACCATTATCGTCCGTACCATCACCGTGGCCTTCCAGCACATGGGTGACCGTGCAGCTGATAAGGGAAATCTCACCGCGCTGGGGATGATCCACGTCGGTGCCCTGCTGTTACAGGCAATGCGTATCGCTATTCCGGCGGTTATTGTGGCCGTGTCTGTCGGTACTGATGTTGTCCGTGAAATGCTTGACTCGATTCCTGACTGGGTCACCAACGGTCTGAATATCGCCGGGGGCATGATTGTTGTGGTCGGTTACGCGATGGTTATCAACATGATGCGTGCCGGCTACCTGATGCCATTCTTCTATCTGGGTTTCGTTACCGCGGCATTTACTGATTTCAACCTGGTTGCGCTGGGTGTCATCGGTGCGGTTATGGCTGTGCTGTATATTCAGCTCAGTCCGAAATACAACAAATCGGAAGTCGTTGTCGCTGCCGGCAGCAAAAACGACCTGGATAACGAGTTAGACTAA
- a CDS encoding PTS mannose transporter subunit IID, translating into MVDTTSNVTGRKQLRKSDIRGVFIRSNLFQGSWNFERMQAMGYAFSMVPVIRRLYPENNEERRQAIKRHMEFFNTHPYMAAPILGVTCAMEEQRANGAAIDDGAINGIKVGLMGPLAGVGDPIFWGTVRPVFAALGAGIAMTGSLLGPLLFFFLFNLVRLATRYYGVAYGYKKGLDIVQDMGGGFLQKLTEGASILGLFVMGALVNKWTKVNIPLVVSEIKNPTTGEMEITTVQTILNQLMPGLMPLLLTFGCMWLLRHKVNALLIIIGFFVLGILGYVFGFLGL; encoded by the coding sequence ATGGTTGATACTACAAGCAACGTAACCGGCAGAAAACAGTTAAGAAAGAGCGATATCCGGGGTGTCTTCATCCGCTCAAACCTGTTTCAGGGTTCATGGAACTTTGAACGTATGCAGGCAATGGGCTACGCCTTCTCCATGGTACCGGTGATCCGCCGTCTTTATCCGGAAAATAATGAAGAACGCAGACAGGCTATCAAACGCCATATGGAGTTCTTTAACACCCACCCGTATATGGCTGCACCTATCCTCGGTGTAACCTGTGCGATGGAAGAGCAGCGCGCTAATGGTGCGGCTATCGACGACGGTGCCATCAACGGTATCAAAGTCGGTCTGATGGGGCCGCTGGCCGGTGTCGGCGACCCGATTTTCTGGGGTACCGTGCGTCCGGTCTTTGCCGCCCTCGGTGCGGGGATTGCCATGACCGGCAGCCTGCTCGGGCCGTTACTGTTCTTCTTCCTGTTTAACCTGGTCCGCCTGGCAACCCGTTACTACGGCGTGGCTTACGGCTACAAAAAAGGCCTGGATATTGTTCAGGATATGGGCGGCGGCTTCCTGCAGAAACTGACAGAGGGGGCATCAATCCTCGGTCTGTTTGTTATGGGTGCGCTGGTGAACAAATGGACAAAAGTGAATATCCCGCTGGTGGTGTCGGAAATTAAAAACCCGACCACCGGCGAGATGGAAATCACCACTGTTCAGACCATCCTCAACCAGCTGATGCCGGGCCTGATGCCGCTGCTGCTGACATTCGGCTGTATGTGGCTGTTGCGTCATAAAGTGAATGCCCTGCTGATTATTATCGGCTTCTTTGTGCTGGGTATTCTGGGTTATGTCTTTGGTTTCCTGGGACTGTAA
- a CDS encoding DUF986 family protein: MSVNDIVLLAVIVLMLLFAVYDEFIVNTLKGKTQLRIKLRRNHRADAVIFILLIGIVIYNNITGHGSPLTTYLLSGCIIIAIYLAFIRSPKLYFKQDGFFYANAYIKYDRIKTMNLSEDGILLVGLENRKIYIKVTHLDDLQKIYNFMINNK; this comes from the coding sequence ATGAGTGTAAATGATATTGTTCTGCTGGCTGTGATTGTGCTGATGCTGCTGTTTGCCGTCTACGACGAATTTATTGTTAACACACTAAAAGGCAAAACACAGCTGCGGATAAAACTGCGCCGTAATCACCGCGCTGACGCTGTGATCTTTATCCTTCTTATCGGTATTGTTATTTATAATAATATAACCGGACACGGCAGCCCGTTAACAACTTATTTACTTTCCGGCTGTATTATCATTGCTATTTATCTGGCTTTTATTCGTTCACCGAAGTTATATTTTAAGCAGGACGGATTTTTTTACGCCAATGCATATATTAAATATGATAGAATAAAAACAATGAATTTATCAGAAGACGGCATTCTTCTTGTGGGTTTGGAAAATCGTAAAATTTACATCAAAGTCACGCATCTTGATGATTTACAAAAAATTTATAATTTTATGATTAATAATAAATAA
- the mntP gene encoding manganese efflux pump MntP, producing the protein MSFYATLVLALALSMDAFAVAVCKGATLHKPPLREALRTGFIFGVIEALTPLIGWAIGIYASRYVMEWDHWIAFSLLFILGARMIYNSVTVGDDCCARHEKPQRHSALHLATTAVATSLDAMAIGVGLAFLEVNIVHTAMTIGLMTMIMATTGMILGRYIGPMLGKRAEIVGGIVLILIGFTILYEHIG; encoded by the coding sequence ATGAGTTTTTACGCCACCCTCGTCCTTGCCCTGGCCCTGTCTATGGATGCCTTCGCCGTTGCTGTCTGCAAAGGCGCTACCCTGCACAAACCACCTTTACGTGAAGCACTGCGCACCGGATTTATCTTTGGTGTGATTGAAGCCCTGACGCCGCTTATCGGCTGGGCTATCGGTATTTACGCCAGCCGCTACGTGATGGAATGGGATCACTGGATTGCTTTCTCACTGCTGTTTATCCTCGGTGCCCGCATGATTTACAACAGCGTCACCGTCGGTGATGACTGCTGCGCCCGCCATGAAAAACCACAGCGCCACAGCGCATTACATCTTGCCACCACAGCGGTTGCCACCAGCCTGGACGCGATGGCGATTGGTGTCGGCCTTGCGTTTCTGGAAGTCAATATTGTCCATACCGCGATGACTATCGGGCTGATGACCATGATTATGGCCACCACCGGGATGATCCTCGGGCGTTATATCGGCCCGATGCTGGGCAAGCGGGCAGAAATTGTCGGCGGGATTGTACTGATCCTGATCGGATTTACCATTCTGTATGAACATATTGGTTAA
- the rlmA gene encoding 23S rRNA (guanine(745)-N(1))-methyltransferase: protein MSYQCPLCQHPLTHRSGSYSCENHHQFDLAKEGYINLLPVQFKRSKEPGDSKEMMQARRAFLDNHHYRPMRDQVIAAFEQYLPVQAEQVLDIGCGEGYYTGALAENLAARQVTVYGLDVAKVAVRYGAKRYPQVSFSVASSQRLPFEDNSLDGVLRIYAPCNPDELTRVVKPGGIVITVTPGPRHLYQLKSLIYDEVHLHPLKEEHFPGFGPAQEQQVAYPMLLNGADALALLSMTPFAWKATEAVKHQLAAETAFSCETDFLIRVYRREA from the coding sequence ATGTCTTACCAATGTCCGCTTTGCCAGCACCCGCTGACGCACCGCTCCGGCAGTTACAGCTGCGAAAACCACCATCAGTTTGATCTCGCGAAAGAGGGGTATATCAATCTCCTGCCTGTCCAGTTCAAGCGCTCGAAAGAGCCGGGTGACAGTAAAGAGATGATGCAGGCGCGCCGGGCATTTCTGGATAATCACCATTACCGCCCGATGCGGGATCAGGTAATCGCGGCATTTGAACAGTATTTACCGGTACAGGCGGAGCAGGTGCTGGATATCGGCTGCGGCGAGGGGTACTACACCGGCGCACTGGCGGAAAACCTTGCGGCACGGCAGGTGACGGTGTACGGGCTGGATGTGGCGAAGGTTGCTGTCCGCTACGGTGCAAAACGCTATCCGCAGGTCAGCTTCAGTGTGGCATCCAGCCAGCGGCTGCCGTTTGAGGATAACAGTCTGGATGGGGTGCTGCGGATCTATGCGCCGTGTAATCCGGATGAGTTAACCCGTGTGGTGAAACCGGGCGGCATTGTGATTACCGTGACCCCGGGGCCGCGTCATCTGTATCAGTTGAAATCCCTTATTTATGATGAGGTGCATCTGCACCCGCTGAAGGAAGAGCATTTCCCGGGATTCGGTCCGGCACAAGAGCAGCAGGTGGCGTACCCGATGCTGCTGAACGGCGCGGATGCACTCGCACTGCTTTCGATGACACCGTTTGCCTGGAAAGCGACAGAGGCTGTGAAACATCAGCTGGCAGCAGAAACCGCCTTTTCCTGCGAAACAGATTTTCTGATCCGGGTTTACCGCCGGGAAGCCTGA
- a CDS encoding vWA domain-containing protein translates to MFRLSRTFIAPLLLLFSASLFAAAETKPAAPADLDLVFVLDKSGSMSGFEQDTIGGYNSVLAENRKKEGNIYVTTVLFNHENSTLHNREPISKVKNLTLDDYSVGGNTALLDAVGITIDKIRENRKITKNNNVLFVIITDGEENSSRKYSRDKIKSMINSAEKEDKWDFIFLGANIDAIAEAGNIGIKSDNATGYVQDKAGYGKAYDAVNKAVEVKQQSKPITSEWKAEVEKDNNERSKK, encoded by the coding sequence ATGTTCAGACTCTCCCGCACCTTTATTGCACCACTCCTGCTGTTATTTTCCGCCTCGCTGTTTGCGGCAGCCGAAACCAAACCTGCGGCACCGGCAGATTTGGATCTGGTCTTTGTTCTGGATAAAAGCGGCTCCATGTCCGGTTTTGAACAGGACACCATCGGCGGTTATAACTCCGTTCTTGCCGAAAACCGTAAAAAAGAAGGCAATATTTACGTCACCACCGTTTTATTCAACCACGAAAACAGCACGCTGCATAACCGCGAGCCTATCAGCAAAGTCAAAAACCTGACACTGGATGATTATTCTGTCGGTGGCAATACCGCATTACTGGACGCTGTCGGTATTACTATTGATAAGATCCGCGAAAACCGCAAAATTACCAAAAATAATAATGTGTTATTTGTGATTATTACTGACGGCGAAGAGAATAGCAGCCGTAAATACAGTCGTGATAAGATTAAATCAATGATTAATTCTGCGGAGAAAGAAGATAAGTGGGACTTTATTTTCCTCGGCGCCAATATTGATGCTATCGCAGAAGCCGGTAATATCGGCATTAAAAGCGACAACGCCACCGGTTATGTGCAGGATAAAGCTGGTTACGGCAAAGCGTATGATGCCGTAAATAAAGCAGTTGAAGTAAAACAGCAATCAAAACCGATTACTTCCGAATGGAAAGCGGAAGTCGAAAAAGATAACAACGAACGCAGTAAAAAATAA
- a CDS encoding YadA C-terminal domain-containing protein, translated as MQRGFAMSAATSNLFQPYNVGKFNLSAAVGGYNSENAVAVGSGYRFNKNVAVKASLATSTSNGGDVMYGAGMNLEW; from the coding sequence ATGCAGCGCGGCTTTGCAATGTCAGCCGCCACGTCAAACCTGTTCCAGCCGTATAATGTCGGTAAATTTAACCTCAGTGCAGCTGTCGGCGGATATAACTCCGAAAATGCGGTTGCTGTCGGCAGCGGCTACCGTTTCAATAAAAATGTGGCAGTTAAAGCCAGCCTGGCAACCTCAACATCAAACGGCGGTGATGTCATGTATGGTGCCGGTATGAACCTGGAGTGGTAA
- a CDS encoding phosphatidylinositol-specific phospholipase C, whose protein sequence is MKLGTYERPKYWGVDGVIGDIYYYPDYNLFFRLKYNGSPSDKNWYYPKKEVNNQFWDWVGYYPGTMSEPKTWREPGIEGCIYYEPEYGYLRLKKDGNPSEHKWYFPSDGNSNEYWDFIDFRAGNPVDPKSWDVDEGQEGDYFYSARLNSFFIFKKNGKPSSFNWYFPENGQDNAYWHYMGPLKKKCWLKFIDGKLPINQISLPGTHDSATGTYSEGIGEGGMVKTQDDSVYEQLNSGIRFIDARCRHISNSFAMHHGIIYLNKMFGDILNECKRFLQENPSEFILMSVKREHTEEKCTRSFQETFEKEYYDSYWWFGEDRFPLLEEVRGKIVLFSRFGGPHGIQTSWKDNATFDIGERIHVQDEYNQTDEVKKWHAIKNAWSFAAYRGNTEWMTINFTSIAAGFWGTRSIRDYAEDKNPELATHIMSRGECCGVVVSDFHNIAMLSNGVIMTNFRNMLNPARGLFLAFLLIS, encoded by the coding sequence ATGAAGTTAGGAACGTATGAACGACCAAAATACTGGGGTGTTGATGGTGTTATCGGTGATATCTACTACTATCCGGATTATAATTTATTCTTTAGATTAAAATATAATGGCAGTCCATCTGATAAAAACTGGTATTATCCGAAAAAAGAAGTCAATAATCAGTTCTGGGATTGGGTTGGGTATTACCCCGGAACGATGTCAGAGCCCAAAACTTGGCGTGAACCCGGAATCGAGGGTTGCATTTACTATGAGCCGGAATATGGTTACTTACGTTTGAAAAAAGACGGTAATCCGTCTGAACATAAATGGTATTTTCCATCTGATGGCAACTCAAATGAATATTGGGATTTTATCGACTTTAGGGCAGGTAATCCTGTGGATCCTAAATCTTGGGATGTAGATGAAGGCCAGGAAGGCGATTATTTCTATAGTGCGAGACTGAATTCTTTTTTTATTTTTAAAAAAAATGGTAAGCCATCTTCTTTTAACTGGTATTTTCCGGAAAATGGACAGGATAATGCTTATTGGCACTATATGGGACCTTTGAAAAAAAAATGTTGGCTGAAGTTCATTGATGGAAAGTTGCCTATTAACCAGATATCATTACCCGGTACACATGATTCAGCGACAGGTACATATAGTGAAGGGATAGGTGAAGGCGGGATGGTAAAAACACAGGATGATTCTGTTTATGAGCAACTTAATTCAGGAATCCGGTTTATTGATGCACGTTGTCGTCATATAAGTAATTCATTTGCCATGCATCATGGGATAATATACTTAAATAAAATGTTTGGTGATATCCTGAATGAATGTAAGCGTTTTTTGCAGGAAAATCCGAGTGAATTTATTCTTATGTCAGTTAAACGTGAACATACAGAAGAGAAATGTACCCGGAGTTTTCAGGAAACCTTTGAGAAGGAATATTATGATTCTTATTGGTGGTTTGGGGAGGACCGTTTCCCTCTGCTGGAGGAAGTCAGAGGCAAAATTGTTCTTTTCAGCCGCTTTGGCGGACCCCACGGAATACAAACGTCCTGGAAAGATAATGCAACATTTGATATTGGCGAAAGAATACACGTACAGGATGAATATAATCAAACAGATGAAGTCAAAAAATGGCATGCAATAAAAAATGCATGGAGTTTTGCAGCCTACAGAGGCAATACTGAATGGATGACAATTAATTTTACCAGCATTGCAGCCGGATTTTGGGGTACAAGGAGTATAAGGGATTATGCTGAAGATAAAAACCCGGAACTGGCTACTCATATAATGTCCCGTGGTGAATGCTGTGGTGTCGTCGTTTCTGATTTTCATAATATCGCTATGCTTTCTAATGGTGTTATTATGACTAACTTTCGGAATATGCTAAATCCGGCAAGAGGATTGTTTTTAGCTTTTTTATTAATATCATAG